One Longimicrobiales bacterium DNA segment encodes these proteins:
- a CDS encoding pyridoxal-dependent decarboxylase, which translates to MRERILQLERIARPLDPGTTRRRHLRSAAVASTERFLRRIETARAYEETGDAGLRLLETPISEHGIPLRDAIDILEHDVVRPGGNPASGGYLAYIPGGGIYHSALGDFIAAATNKYAGVFFAGPGAVRMENLLIRWTADLVGYPAGAGGNIASGGSIANLTAIATARDAHGLKGADYARAVVYLTTQAHHSIDKALRIAGMAEVQVRHIAMDERYRMRADVLADAVARDRADGLVPWLIIAAAGTTDTGAVDPLDAIADIAARERCWFHVDAAYGGFFLLTDHGRALMRGIERSDSVILDPHKGMFLPYGSGIVIVRVGAALAHTHSYTGAYMQDALRAPSEVSPADVSPELTKHFRALRMWLPLVLLGTKPFRAALDEKLLLARYFRQEIGRHGFEVGPEPDLSVVTYRWAPEGMSLADANLKNEQIVDGVRRDGRVFLSSTMLDGRFTLRLAVLAFRTHLRTIDLAIRVLLDQV; encoded by the coding sequence GTGCGAGAACGGATCCTCCAGCTCGAGCGGATCGCCCGCCCCCTCGATCCCGGTACCACGCGACGACGTCACCTGCGCAGCGCAGCAGTGGCCTCCACTGAGCGGTTCCTGCGTCGGATCGAAACGGCGCGAGCGTACGAGGAGACCGGTGACGCCGGGCTGCGGTTGCTGGAGACGCCGATCTCCGAGCACGGAATTCCACTCCGCGACGCGATCGACATTCTGGAACACGATGTGGTGCGTCCCGGTGGCAACCCCGCTTCGGGCGGGTACCTCGCCTACATACCGGGCGGCGGCATCTATCACAGCGCGTTGGGCGACTTCATTGCGGCGGCAACCAACAAGTACGCGGGCGTATTCTTCGCCGGACCGGGTGCGGTGCGGATGGAGAATCTGCTCATCCGGTGGACGGCCGACCTGGTGGGGTATCCTGCGGGTGCGGGCGGTAACATTGCGTCGGGCGGGAGCATAGCGAACCTGACCGCGATCGCGACCGCGCGCGACGCGCACGGTCTCAAGGGTGCGGACTATGCGCGCGCCGTCGTTTACCTGACGACGCAGGCGCACCACAGCATCGACAAGGCGCTGCGCATTGCCGGTATGGCGGAAGTGCAGGTTCGGCATATCGCAATGGATGAGCGGTATCGCATGCGTGCCGATGTCCTCGCGGATGCAGTCGCCCGGGACCGCGCCGACGGCCTCGTGCCGTGGCTCATCATTGCGGCGGCGGGTACGACTGACACGGGGGCGGTCGATCCGCTCGACGCGATTGCCGACATTGCCGCGCGCGAGCGCTGCTGGTTTCACGTGGACGCGGCGTACGGCGGGTTCTTCCTGCTGACGGATCATGGTCGCGCGCTGATGCGCGGCATCGAGCGCTCGGACTCGGTGATCCTCGACCCGCACAAGGGCATGTTCCTGCCGTACGGATCGGGCATAGTCATCGTGCGTGTTGGCGCGGCCCTCGCGCACACGCACAGCTACACCGGGGCGTACATGCAGGATGCATTGCGCGCGCCGAGCGAGGTGTCGCCGGCGGACGTCTCGCCGGAGCTCACGAAGCACTTCCGCGCGCTGCGCATGTGGCTGCCGCTGGTGCTGCTCGGCACGAAGCCGTTCCGCGCCGCGCTCGACGAGAAACTTCTGCTCGCGCGCTATTTCCGGCAGGAGATCGGACGGCACGGCTTCGAGGTGGGGCCGGAGCCGGACCTGTCGGTGGTCACGTACCGGTGGGCTCCCGAAGGCATGAGTCTCGCCGATGCGAACCTGAAGAACGAGCAGATCGTCGATGGCGTGAGAAGGGATGGCCGGGTGTTCCTGTCATCGACCATGCTGGACGGCCGCTTCACGTTGCGGCTCGCGGTGCTGGCGTTCCGAACCCACCTGCGCACGATCGACCTGGCGATCCGGGTTCTTCTGGACCAGGTCTGA
- a CDS encoding family 10 glycosylhydrolase, whose translation MIGHIRCKTSGYSRYGAAIAAALLITACASVARAPVPSGDVPPAIEREFRGVWIAAVSNLDWPSRPGLPTDSQKAELIRMLDRARELRLNAVIFHIRPAGDALYASDLEPWSEYLTGQQGRAPDPYYDPLEFAVAEAHARGLELHAWFNPYRARHPSARGELAATHIANTSPDLVKNYGSYLWMDPGEPAVRQRSVDVVVDVVRRYDIDGVHIDDYFYPYREVGPDGREIDFPDSASYARYRAGGGSLGRSDWRRANVDLYVAELYAAVKRVKPLVKVGISPIGTWRPNVRPQLGGFDAYESIFADARKWVMDGDLDYLVPQLYWPIARTDVSFPVLLDWWVQQNPRGRGMYAGLIPGNVNLDTGGRAGWAPDEIIGQIYITRGRPGAEGHVHFRMGSLMPDGAFGPIAGADTLPPARLDSIRAMQARAQARRDTMTAKMMRETYARPALTPAMTWLDDDAPPTPRSALRASGDSTVVMIEPGRGETAFLWVVQSRWPDGWRTEVIPASTRLWTAGRSSGGSGRPVAVWVSAVDRSGNQSPPSQSLAMTSGNTEAAAAPERPAVTPERAAVAPERTAVAPSRPQAAAAAQRPELPPGVIPHSQWEASPPLGHAADATRRNLRPGDRLAFRDMSVTVLGTDSDTTTDRSTADIARLRLARGEVQEEREVTEGQAFNWQGYHIAIVAVYGPGELGAGLTAVEVATAESLPREVATATTAGGADLRLRIPHEITHVTLHHTGSVQPLRPEDDPVQKLRGLQSWGASDRNWWDVPYHFLIDLDGRVYEGRDWRYMGETNTTYDPRGHFLISVIGNYGLQEETPAQVEAIADLMAWAIARFDLPLDRIGGHYDYADTTCPGEHLKQYLEDGTLRRMVERRLAERGMQ comes from the coding sequence ATGATCGGTCATATCCGATGCAAAACGTCCGGGTATTCCCGCTACGGAGCCGCCATTGCGGCCGCGCTTCTCATCACGGCCTGCGCGTCGGTCGCACGCGCGCCGGTGCCATCCGGTGATGTTCCTCCCGCCATCGAGCGGGAGTTTCGCGGCGTCTGGATAGCCGCGGTTTCCAACCTGGACTGGCCGTCACGGCCCGGTCTGCCGACCGACTCGCAGAAGGCGGAGCTGATCCGGATGCTGGATCGCGCGCGCGAGCTGCGACTCAACGCCGTGATCTTCCATATTCGTCCGGCGGGCGACGCTCTGTACGCGTCGGACCTGGAGCCGTGGTCGGAGTACCTGACGGGTCAGCAGGGCAGGGCGCCGGATCCGTACTACGATCCGCTCGAGTTTGCGGTCGCGGAGGCGCATGCACGCGGGCTCGAGCTGCACGCATGGTTCAATCCGTATCGCGCGCGCCATCCGTCCGCACGCGGCGAGCTGGCCGCGACGCACATCGCGAACACCAGCCCGGACCTGGTAAAGAACTACGGCAGCTACCTGTGGATGGATCCGGGCGAGCCCGCAGTCCGGCAGAGGAGTGTGGACGTAGTGGTGGACGTCGTTCGTCGCTACGACATCGATGGGGTCCACATCGACGACTATTTCTATCCCTACCGGGAAGTCGGGCCGGACGGGCGTGAAATCGACTTCCCGGATTCCGCCAGCTACGCACGCTATCGCGCCGGCGGTGGATCGCTAGGCCGGAGTGACTGGCGTCGCGCGAATGTCGACCTGTACGTCGCGGAGCTGTATGCGGCGGTCAAACGCGTCAAGCCGCTGGTGAAGGTCGGCATCAGTCCGATCGGCACCTGGCGGCCGAACGTGCGGCCGCAGCTCGGCGGGTTCGACGCCTACGAGTCGATCTTCGCGGACGCGCGGAAGTGGGTGATGGATGGAGACCTCGACTACCTCGTGCCGCAGCTGTACTGGCCAATCGCGCGCACGGACGTGAGCTTCCCCGTGCTGCTCGACTGGTGGGTGCAGCAGAACCCGCGCGGACGTGGCATGTACGCGGGGCTGATCCCCGGCAACGTCAATCTGGATACCGGCGGACGTGCCGGCTGGGCGCCGGATGAGATCATTGGTCAGATCTACATCACGCGTGGACGTCCCGGCGCGGAGGGCCACGTGCACTTCAGAATGGGCAGCCTGATGCCCGATGGCGCATTCGGTCCCATCGCGGGTGCGGACACGCTGCCGCCCGCGCGGCTGGATTCCATTCGCGCAATGCAGGCCCGTGCGCAGGCGCGCCGCGACACGATGACGGCCAAAATGATGCGCGAGACCTATGCACGGCCGGCCCTCACGCCGGCGATGACCTGGCTAGATGATGACGCGCCGCCGACACCGCGTTCGGCACTGCGCGCGAGTGGTGACAGCACGGTCGTGATGATCGAGCCGGGTCGTGGAGAGACCGCGTTCCTCTGGGTCGTGCAGTCGCGCTGGCCGGACGGTTGGCGCACGGAGGTCATCCCGGCGTCGACGCGCCTGTGGACTGCAGGCCGCTCTTCCGGCGGGAGCGGCAGGCCGGTCGCGGTATGGGTGTCGGCCGTGGACCGCAGCGGCAACCAGAGCCCGCCGTCGCAGTCGCTGGCGATGACGTCGGGGAACACGGAGGCTGCCGCCGCACCGGAGCGTCCGGCCGTCACACCGGAACGCGCGGCCGTCGCACCGGAGCGCACGGCGGTCGCACCTTCACGGCCGCAGGCTGCCGCCGCAGCACAGAGGCCGGAGCTGCCACCCGGTGTGATTCCGCACTCGCAATGGGAAGCGTCGCCGCCGCTCGGGCATGCCGCGGACGCAACGCGCCGCAACCTCCGGCCGGGCGATCGTCTCGCGTTCCGTGACATGAGCGTAACAGTGCTCGGGACGGACTCCGACACCACCACCGACAGGAGCACGGCCGACATCGCACGGTTGCGGCTCGCGCGCGGCGAAGTACAGGAAGAGCGGGAGGTCACCGAAGGTCAGGCCTTCAACTGGCAGGGTTATCACATCGCCATCGTCGCGGTGTACGGGCCGGGCGAGCTCGGCGCCGGACTGACAGCGGTGGAAGTGGCGACCGCGGAATCTCTGCCGCGGGAGGTCGCCACTGCCACGACCGCGGGTGGTGCGGATCTGCGGTTGCGCATTCCGCACGAGATCACGCACGTCACACTGCATCACACGGGCAGCGTGCAGCCGCTGCGGCCGGAGGATGATCCCGTGCAGAAGCTGCGCGGGCTGCAGTCGTGGGGGGCGAGTGACCGCAACTGGTGGGACGTGCCGTATCACTTCCTGATCGACCTCGACGGCCGCGTGTACGAGGGCCGCGACTGGCGCTACATGGGTGAGACGAACACGACGTACGACCCTCGCGGGCATTTCCTCATCAGTGTCATCGGCAATTACGGCCTGCAGGAGGAGACGCCTGCGCAGGTGGAGGCGATAGCGGACCTGATGGCGTGGGCGATCGCGCGATTCGATCTGCCGCTCGATCGCATAGGTGGACACTACGACTACGCCGATACGACCTGCCCCGGTGAGCACCTGAAGCAGTATCTCGAGGATGGCACCCTGCGACGGATGGTGGAGCGGCGCCTCGCCGAGCGGGGGATGCAGTGA
- a CDS encoding D-aminoacylase → MRRRRASLLVLAMLLAAAAPLSAQYDVLIRGGRVIDGTGNPWYYADIGVSGDRIVAFGDLTGATATRVIDAAGLYVTPGFIDAHSHAGGGLARETLSAARPLLAQGVTTVFVNPDGGGPVDMVEQRAALLRHGLGVNVAQMVPHGSVRGAVLGSDDRAPTTAEMARMQTLVRDGMAAGAFGLSSGPYYAPGSFAKTDELIELARIAAEHGGVYSSHIRDEADYSIGVVAAVDEVITVAREAGLTGIVTHIKALGPRVWGYAGALVKRIERARDAGVEVYADQYPYDASSTSLAAALLPRWAQAGGDDSLRARLAHADTRARIRIEMLDNLDRRGGAGRIQFASWTDHSVEGSTLAAYAEQQGLEPVDAAIAMIERSSPSIVSFNMDDDDIELLMRQPWTMTASDGGLVEMGSGVPHPRAYGTFPRKLRTYVLERNVIELEQAVRSMTSLPATVMNVRDRGMLREGAYADIVVFDLARVRDAATYQDPHQLAEGMVHVLVNGRLAIADGAFSEMLYGRVLSRR, encoded by the coding sequence ATGCGACGTAGACGCGCCTCCCTGCTGGTGCTCGCCATGCTGCTTGCCGCGGCAGCGCCCCTGTCTGCGCAATACGACGTTCTGATTCGTGGCGGCCGTGTCATCGACGGGACTGGCAACCCGTGGTACTACGCCGACATCGGCGTCAGTGGCGACCGCATCGTCGCGTTTGGCGACCTGACCGGCGCCACGGCGACACGCGTCATCGATGCTGCCGGGTTGTACGTGACGCCCGGGTTCATTGACGCGCACTCGCACGCCGGCGGCGGCCTGGCGCGTGAAACACTCAGTGCCGCCCGGCCGCTGCTCGCGCAGGGCGTGACGACCGTGTTCGTGAATCCGGACGGCGGCGGGCCGGTGGACATGGTCGAACAGCGAGCCGCGCTGCTGCGCCACGGTCTCGGTGTCAACGTGGCTCAGATGGTTCCCCATGGTTCCGTGCGGGGCGCCGTGCTAGGCTCTGATGACCGCGCTCCGACCACTGCCGAGATGGCGCGCATGCAGACACTCGTGCGCGACGGCATGGCGGCCGGTGCGTTCGGGCTGTCGAGCGGACCGTACTACGCGCCTGGCAGTTTCGCGAAGACGGACGAGCTGATCGAGCTCGCCCGCATCGCCGCCGAGCACGGCGGCGTCTATTCCAGCCATATCCGCGACGAGGCGGACTACAGCATTGGGGTGGTGGCCGCCGTCGATGAGGTGATCACCGTCGCGCGCGAGGCCGGCCTCACCGGCATTGTCACGCACATCAAGGCACTGGGACCGCGTGTCTGGGGCTATGCCGGCGCACTGGTCAAGCGTATCGAGCGCGCGCGCGATGCGGGTGTGGAGGTATACGCCGATCAGTACCCCTACGACGCATCCTCGACTAGCCTCGCCGCGGCCCTCCTGCCGCGCTGGGCGCAGGCCGGCGGCGATGACTCGCTGCGCGCGCGCCTCGCCCACGCCGATACGCGGGCACGTATCCGTATCGAGATGCTCGACAACCTCGACCGCCGTGGCGGCGCCGGCCGCATCCAGTTCGCGTCGTGGACCGACCATTCCGTCGAGGGCTCGACACTGGCCGCATACGCGGAACAGCAGGGCCTCGAGCCTGTCGATGCCGCGATCGCCATGATCGAACGCAGCAGCCCGAGCATCGTATCCTTCAACATGGACGATGACGACATCGAGCTGCTCATGCGCCAGCCGTGGACCATGACCGCATCCGATGGCGGACTCGTCGAGATGGGCAGCGGCGTGCCGCATCCCCGTGCCTATGGCACGTTCCCGCGCAAGCTACGGACGTACGTGCTCGAGCGGAACGTGATCGAGCTGGAGCAGGCGGTCCGCTCGATGACATCCCTGCCCGCGACTGTCATGAACGTCCGCGACCGCGGGATGCTGCGGGAGGGCGCGTATGCCGACATCGTCGTGTTCGACCTCGCCCGCGTCCGGGACGCGGCTACCTACCAGGATCCGCACCAGCTCGCCGAAGGCATGGTGCACGTGCTCGTGAACGGCCGCCTCGCGATCGCTGACGGCGCATTCAGTGAAATGCTGTACGGGCGAGTGCTGTCGCGTCGGTAA
- a CDS encoding SusC/RagA family TonB-linked outer membrane protein has protein sequence MTPRACAVALCAACWLQATDAAADVGGNSNVWKPELNAPPKIELTVDVRAGTIRGRITTAESGEPVDVAQVSVTGTTFNAVTNAQGDYVISGVPEGLYTLRASRLGYADVTQENVRVRDDGTVTVDFVMRTSALTLDEIVATGVADPTSARRVPFTVARVSGENLQVPPANAISSLQGRISGVSSTTPAQPGAGINIILRTPTSINKSNSPLIVVDGVILASTFGRSTTDLSSLDIESIEVVKGAAAASLYGSRAAAGVIQIRTRRGAGLASGQTQFTVRSEIGSSSLNREIDLATHHQYLTNAQGQYVDAGGNVVARVDRVERPVSERYLDVAYADPTFDHIEQFFEPGNFMVNSVTLARSSDDTNFFASFGNHQADGVVLDHGGYDRNDLRLNLDHRIGANLQFSFSGFHMRSTREELPGETFFQLVQQAPDVDLLQPDPDGTQYIFEPDLLGVTPNPLYELVTADNDEQRARTLASSDLRWSPRGWLSIDANVSYDRSDRLTRFYFPRGRNTNVSSWQQGIVERGNGITTALNGSVSAQLRRSWNDFSTRLTLRALAEQEDYEFFSSSAAGLSVEGVPDLNAGTIPNVGGSTEEILAQGYFAAANVDYKGRYIVDALVRRDGSSLFGPEEQWHTYYRGSGAWRVAEEPWWTVEAIDELKLRYSVGTAGGRPSFGDRYETYNFTAGGGLDKGTLGNRFLKPERSTEHEVGVDAIIRNRVSVQLTHARTTTEDQLILIPLPAGFGFSSQWQNAGTVEGRTWEGTIEATAIERPGLRLTLGFVADRSRHEITEFDRRCFRTGTASAFYRCAGETIGTMYGTRFIRGTSELPAGAPVPADEFQVNDDGLLVWVGPGGDYRNQQWGTTSADADATYSWGMPILALDDAGSSAVTRIGDTNPDFNWGFSSNLQWRDFTLYGLLNAQVGGDIYNRTNQRMYQYFRSGDTDQSGRPDELKKTTDYYSVLYASNLVNEWFVEDASFIKLRELSLRYRVPQTALDRLGSLGIDGLTVFAIGRNVFTWSDYKGYDPEAGTPLSRMDDFVYPQFRTLTAGLEIRF, from the coding sequence ATGACCCCACGAGCCTGCGCGGTCGCATTGTGCGCCGCATGCTGGCTTCAGGCTACGGACGCAGCTGCCGATGTCGGCGGTAATTCAAATGTCTGGAAGCCGGAGCTCAACGCACCGCCCAAAATCGAACTCACTGTCGACGTCCGCGCCGGCACTATCCGTGGTCGTATCACTACCGCCGAGTCCGGCGAGCCGGTCGATGTCGCGCAGGTCAGCGTTACGGGCACGACGTTCAATGCGGTGACGAATGCCCAGGGCGATTACGTGATCAGCGGCGTGCCCGAAGGGCTTTACACGCTGCGCGCCTCCCGCCTCGGTTACGCTGACGTGACGCAGGAGAATGTGCGCGTCCGGGATGACGGCACCGTTACCGTCGATTTCGTCATGCGAACCAGCGCGCTCACACTCGACGAGATCGTGGCGACGGGCGTCGCCGATCCGACATCGGCCCGCCGTGTGCCGTTCACCGTGGCTCGTGTGAGCGGTGAGAACCTGCAGGTGCCGCCGGCGAACGCCATCAGCTCCCTCCAGGGCCGCATCTCCGGTGTCTCTTCAACCACACCGGCACAGCCGGGCGCAGGCATCAACATCATCCTGCGCACGCCCACCAGCATCAACAAGAGCAACTCACCGCTCATCGTCGTTGATGGTGTGATCCTCGCCAGCACGTTCGGCCGGTCGACCACGGACCTCTCCTCGCTCGACATCGAGAGCATCGAGGTCGTGAAGGGCGCCGCAGCCGCGTCGCTCTACGGATCGCGGGCCGCGGCCGGCGTCATCCAGATCAGGACCCGACGCGGCGCGGGTCTGGCATCGGGGCAGACGCAGTTCACGGTGCGCAGCGAGATCGGCTCGAGCTCGCTCAACCGGGAGATCGACCTGGCCACGCATCACCAGTACCTGACGAACGCGCAGGGACAATACGTGGATGCAGGTGGCAACGTCGTTGCACGCGTCGATCGGGTGGAGCGTCCGGTCAGCGAGCGCTACCTCGACGTCGCCTACGCTGATCCCACATTCGATCACATCGAGCAGTTCTTCGAGCCGGGCAACTTCATGGTCAACTCCGTGACGCTGGCGCGCAGCTCGGACGACACGAACTTCTTTGCGTCGTTCGGCAATCACCAGGCGGACGGCGTGGTGCTCGACCACGGCGGCTACGACCGCAATGACCTGCGGCTCAATCTCGATCACCGGATCGGTGCGAACCTGCAGTTCAGTTTCAGCGGTTTCCACATGCGCTCGACCCGCGAGGAGCTGCCGGGCGAGACGTTCTTCCAGCTGGTGCAGCAGGCGCCCGACGTGGACCTGCTGCAGCCTGATCCGGATGGCACACAGTACATCTTCGAGCCGGACCTGCTCGGCGTCACACCGAACCCGCTCTACGAGCTGGTGACGGCGGACAACGATGAGCAGCGCGCCCGCACTCTCGCCAGCTCCGATCTGCGCTGGTCGCCGCGCGGCTGGCTGAGCATCGATGCGAACGTGAGCTACGACCGGTCCGACCGCCTGACGCGGTTCTATTTCCCGCGCGGCCGCAACACGAACGTTTCGTCCTGGCAGCAGGGTATCGTGGAGCGCGGCAACGGCATCACCACCGCGCTGAACGGATCCGTCAGCGCGCAGCTGCGGCGCAGCTGGAACGATTTCTCGACACGTCTCACGCTGCGCGCACTCGCGGAGCAGGAGGACTACGAGTTCTTCTCATCCAGTGCGGCCGGTCTGAGCGTCGAGGGGGTGCCCGACCTGAACGCCGGCACGATCCCGAATGTCGGCGGGTCGACAGAGGAAATCCTCGCACAGGGTTATTTCGCAGCCGCCAATGTGGACTACAAGGGTCGCTACATCGTGGACGCGCTCGTGCGCCGCGACGGCAGCTCGCTGTTCGGTCCCGAGGAGCAGTGGCATACGTACTACCGCGGCAGCGGCGCATGGCGCGTCGCGGAGGAGCCGTGGTGGACGGTCGAGGCGATCGACGAGCTCAAGCTGCGGTACTCGGTCGGCACCGCAGGCGGCCGGCCCTCGTTCGGTGACCGCTACGAGACGTACAACTTCACGGCGGGCGGCGGTCTCGATAAGGGCACGCTGGGCAACCGATTCCTGAAGCCGGAGCGGAGCACGGAACACGAGGTCGGTGTCGACGCCATCATCCGCAACCGCGTGTCAGTGCAGCTGACCCACGCACGCACCACGACCGAGGATCAGCTGATCCTGATCCCGCTGCCGGCCGGCTTCGGCTTCTCCAGCCAGTGGCAGAACGCGGGTACCGTCGAGGGCCGCACCTGGGAGGGCACGATCGAGGCGACGGCGATCGAGCGGCCCGGCCTGCGCCTGACGCTCGGGTTCGTGGCCGACCGGTCGCGCCATGAGATCACGGAGTTCGATCGCCGCTGCTTCCGTACGGGCACGGCCAGCGCGTTCTATCGCTGCGCCGGTGAGACGATCGGCACCATGTACGGCACACGCTTCATCCGCGGCACATCGGAACTGCCGGCAGGTGCACCCGTGCCTGCGGACGAGTTCCAGGTCAATGATGACGGTCTGCTGGTCTGGGTCGGTCCCGGTGGTGACTATCGCAATCAGCAGTGGGGCACGACGTCTGCGGATGCCGACGCCACGTACAGCTGGGGCATGCCGATCCTCGCGCTCGACGATGCGGGCAGTTCCGCCGTCACCCGCATCGGCGACACGAACCCCGACTTCAACTGGGGCTTCTCGTCGAACCTGCAGTGGCGCGACTTCACACTGTACGGCCTGCTCAATGCACAGGTGGGCGGCGACATCTACAACCGCACGAACCAGCGCATGTATCAGTACTTCCGCAGCGGCGACACCGATCAATCCGGCCGCCCGGATGAGCTCAAGAAGACGACCGATTACTACTCGGTTCTGTATGCGTCCAACCTGGTGAACGAGTGGTTCGTGGAAGACGCCAGCTTCATCAAGCTGCGCGAGCTGTCACTCCGCTACCGCGTACCGCAGACGGCGCTGGACCGACTCGGCAGTCTGGGCATCGACGGACTCACCGTCTTCGCCATCGGCCGGAACGTATTCACCTGGTCCGATTACAAGGGCTACGATCCCGAAGCCGGGACGCCGCTCTCACGCATGGACGACTTCGTATATCCGCAGTTCCGCACGTTGACTGCCGGTCTCGAGATCCGGTTCTAG
- a CDS encoding Na+/H+ antiporter NhaC family protein — protein sequence MQTKPPELPDIDPIDAEDVTSQPGRVQRWVTAGAVVAVLLLLWAFAAGELPDEGQHIGFWSLLPAATTLLLVFITREVVSSLFAGIAVAGVVSGELNIVSNFLLPAIGSEQYALILLVYLWALGGLIGLWTRTGGALAFAEWAGSRIVHGPRSARFFAWLMGMVFHQGGTISTVLAGTTVRPVTDRHRVSHEELTYVVDSTASPAATVVPFNAWPLYVGGLVVGTIPLFATTQDAVSFFFAALPYNFYGIFAITSTLLFALGLLPWTGGKMKRAMERARTTGELNAPGAKPLAADELTQLQIPDNYRTGLIDFMAPMGALLGVAIVPYILSRLAGEQGSVYIAEAFGIAVLVAFIVAIAKGLPLREAMDGFIDGCKGVTIGAVILGLAVTLGYVSGQLGTANFIVEATSAIINPVFLPAILMGICMAVAFSIGSSWGTYAVVFPLAMPLAWAVNPDPTYISVCFGAVLGGAVFGDQCSPISDTTILSSLACGGDLMDHVTTQLPLALAAATLAAVTATLVAMTIV from the coding sequence ATGCAAACGAAGCCTCCCGAGCTGCCCGACATCGATCCGATCGACGCCGAAGACGTTACATCGCAGCCCGGGCGCGTGCAGCGCTGGGTGACAGCGGGGGCGGTCGTGGCTGTCCTGCTGCTGCTGTGGGCCTTCGCCGCGGGCGAGCTGCCCGACGAGGGGCAGCACATCGGATTCTGGAGCCTGCTTCCTGCCGCGACCACGCTCCTGCTCGTGTTCATCACCCGTGAGGTCGTGTCCTCCCTGTTCGCGGGTATCGCCGTTGCCGGCGTGGTCAGCGGAGAGCTCAACATCGTGAGCAACTTTCTGCTGCCTGCCATCGGCAGCGAGCAGTACGCGCTCATTCTCCTCGTCTACCTGTGGGCGCTGGGCGGCCTCATCGGACTGTGGACGCGTACGGGCGGGGCGCTCGCGTTCGCGGAGTGGGCGGGCTCGCGCATCGTGCACGGGCCGCGCTCCGCTCGTTTCTTCGCGTGGCTCATGGGCATGGTCTTCCATCAGGGCGGCACAATCTCGACCGTGCTGGCGGGCACGACGGTGCGGCCGGTCACGGACCGACATCGAGTTTCGCATGAGGAACTCACTTATGTCGTCGACTCGACGGCATCGCCGGCAGCCACGGTCGTACCGTTCAATGCGTGGCCGCTCTATGTCGGCGGCCTGGTCGTGGGCACGATTCCACTCTTCGCGACGACTCAGGACGCCGTATCGTTCTTCTTCGCGGCCCTGCCGTACAATTTCTATGGGATTTTCGCGATCACATCGACACTTCTGTTCGCGCTGGGTCTGCTGCCGTGGACGGGCGGGAAGATGAAGCGGGCGATGGAACGTGCACGAACGACGGGCGAGCTGAATGCGCCGGGCGCGAAGCCGCTGGCCGCGGATGAGCTGACGCAGCTGCAGATACCGGACAACTACCGCACGGGTCTGATCGATTTCATGGCGCCGATGGGCGCACTGCTCGGTGTGGCGATCGTGCCCTATATCCTCTCGCGCCTGGCGGGCGAGCAGGGAAGCGTCTACATCGCGGAAGCGTTCGGCATCGCGGTGCTGGTCGCGTTCATTGTGGCGATTGCGAAGGGACTGCCGCTGCGCGAGGCCATGGACGGGTTCATTGACGGCTGCAAGGGCGTAACCATCGGAGCGGTGATCCTGGGCCTGGCCGTGACTCTCGGTTATGTATCGGGCCAGCTCGGCACAGCGAACTTCATTGTCGAGGCCACGAGCGCGATCATCAATCCCGTGTTCCTGCCCGCGATCCTGATGGGGATCTGCATGGCAGTGGCGTTCTCGATCGGTTCATCCTGGGGTACCTACGCCGTCGTGTTCCCGCTGGCGATGCCGCTTGCCTGGGCCGTGAATCCCGACCCGACATACATCTCCGTCTGCTTCGGTGCGGTGCTGGGCGGCGCTGTGTTCGGCGACCAGTGCTCGCCGATCTCGGACACCACCATTCTCTCATCGCTGGCGTGCGGCGGCGATCTCATGGATCACGTCACGACGCAGCTGCCGCTCGCGCTCGCCGCCGCTACGCTGGCGGCGGTCACGGCCACTCTGGTGGCCATGACGATCGTGTGA